Sequence from the Flexistipes sp. genome:
CTCTGGCTTCGACTAGCGGCTGTACTTTGGGGATACCATATTCAACAGCTGAGCCTTTATCCGTTACAATTTCCAGCCTTCCTGTCTTTACAGATTCTGTATCAATTCCCAACGGTCCTTCAACATCCACAAATTTTCTGACACTTAGGTGTGAGGAAAGGGTTCTGTTTGCCTGAAGATTTATTTCTTCCCACGCTTTATCCGGGATGGGTGCCAGATTTTGTCTTAATATATTCATTATTTACCCCCTTTATTTATTAAGTTTGCCTATATTCAGACTTTTGTTATCACTGTCCTGGGATTCTGCCTCGCCTTCTTCCAAATGGGCAATATTTCCTTCGGTAAACAGATATGTTCTCAGTTCATTGTCCCATGCAGGCATATTACGTCTCAGCCATTCCAGTGCCATACACGCATGCTCGATTTCTTCATCCCTGTTATGTGCCAATATCTCCTTTAAGTTTTCATCATCTGTTGCATCGACTCTCTGCTGGTACCAGTCGATTGCTTCAATCTCCTCTTTGAGACTGTTTAATGC
This genomic interval carries:
- a CDS encoding ferritin-like domain-containing protein, with translation MSQYHEPEEKLSEETKNFTRALNSLKEEIEAIDWYQQRVDATDDENLKEILAHNRDEEIEHACMALEWLRRNMPAWDNELRTYLFTEGNIAHLEEGEAESQDSDNKSLNIGKLNK